A window of Longispora fulva contains these coding sequences:
- a CDS encoding bifunctional riboflavin kinase/FAD synthetase codes for MQRWRGVGSAPGGWGRSVVTIGVFDGVHRGHQATIGHTVKRAAELGVSSVVVTFDPHPSEVVRPGSHPAVLTGPERKAELIEALGVDVLCVIPFTSEFSRLSPETFVHDVLVEHLHAALVVVGENFRFGHRASGDVPLLQALGKTFGFGVEPAPLVNDDGTVFSSTYIRSQIDAGEVGSAAAALGRPHRLDGIVVRGDQRGRELGFPTANLAVSTPHAAVPADGIYAGWLTEHGHRRPAAISVGTNPTFAGVDRRIEAFVLDFEGDLYGERISLEFVHRLRGMIKYDSLDPLVAQIQADVDETRRILTV; via the coding sequence ATGCAGCGCTGGCGGGGAGTGGGTTCGGCACCGGGTGGCTGGGGTCGGTCCGTGGTCACCATCGGGGTCTTCGACGGCGTGCACCGTGGCCACCAGGCCACCATCGGCCACACCGTCAAACGGGCCGCCGAGCTGGGCGTCTCCTCCGTCGTCGTCACGTTCGACCCGCACCCGAGCGAGGTGGTCCGCCCCGGCAGCCACCCGGCCGTGCTGACCGGCCCGGAGCGCAAGGCCGAGCTGATCGAGGCGCTGGGCGTCGACGTGCTGTGTGTGATCCCGTTCACCAGTGAGTTCAGCCGGTTGTCGCCGGAGACGTTCGTGCACGACGTGCTCGTGGAGCACCTGCACGCCGCGCTGGTCGTGGTGGGGGAGAACTTCCGGTTCGGGCACCGGGCCTCCGGCGACGTGCCGCTGCTCCAGGCGCTCGGGAAGACGTTCGGGTTCGGGGTCGAGCCGGCGCCGCTGGTCAACGACGACGGCACGGTGTTCAGCTCGACGTACATCCGCAGTCAGATCGACGCGGGGGAGGTCGGGTCGGCCGCCGCGGCGCTGGGTCGGCCGCACCGGCTCGACGGCATCGTGGTGCGCGGCGATCAGCGGGGCCGTGAGCTGGGCTTTCCCACGGCGAACCTCGCGGTGAGCACCCCGCACGCCGCTGTCCCGGCCGACGGGATCTACGCGGGCTGGCTGACGGAGCACGGCCACCGCCGGCCGGCCGCGATCAGCGTCGGGACGAATCCGACGTTCGCGGGCGTGGACCGGCGGATCGAGGCGTTCGTCCTGGACTTCGAAGGGGACCTGTACGGGGAGCGGATCTCGCTCGAGTTCGTGCACCGACTCCGCGGGATGATCAAATACGACTCCCTGGACCCTCTCGTCGCCCAAATCCAGGCAGACGTGGACGAAACACGTCGGATCCTGACTGTCTGA
- the rpsO gene encoding 30S ribosomal protein S15: MALESAVKTQIMQEHAIVEGDTGSPEVQIAMLTKRISDLTEHLKMHKHDHHSRRGLLLLVGRRRRLLKYLAKSEITRYRALIEKLGLRR, from the coding sequence ATGGCGCTCGAATCAGCGGTCAAGACCCAGATCATGCAGGAGCACGCGATCGTCGAGGGCGACACCGGTTCGCCCGAGGTGCAGATCGCGATGCTGACCAAGCGGATCTCGGACCTGACCGAGCACCTCAAGATGCACAAGCACGACCACCACTCGCGTCGTGGCCTGCTGCTGCTGGTCGGCCGTCGCCGCCGGCTGCTGAAGTACCTGGCGAAGTCCGAGATCACGCGTTACCGCGCGCTCATCGAGAAGCTCGGTCTGCGCCGATAG
- a CDS encoding polyribonucleotide nucleotidyltransferase — protein MTDKTPEVVHLGTHSATATIDNGSFGTRSITFSTGRLARQAGSCLAQLGDTVVLSATTASKSPKEHFDFFPLTVDVEERMYAAGRIPGSFFRREGRPSEDAILTCRLIDRPLRPSFVKGLRNEVQVVETVLALDPEHPYDVVAMNAASLSTKLAGLPFSGPVGSVRVAHIEGQWVAFPTHEETSRATFDMIVAGRVTEDGDVAIMMVEAEATTNVIKLIADGSPKPDETVVASGLEAAKPAIRELCRAQAELAAVASRPSVEFPQFLDYQDDAFAAVESAISADMAQALTIGDKQERETELDRLKAVAHEKLDAQFEGREKELSAAVRSLTKKLVRQRVLRDEIRIDGRGPRDIRPLSAEVGVLPRVHGSALFERGETQILGVTTLNMLRLEQSLDTLSPEKSKRYMHNYNFPPYSTGETGRVGSPKRREIGHGALAERALLPVLPTREEFPYAIRQVSEALGSNGSTSMGSVCASSLSLLFSGVPLKAPVGGIAMGLISDEVDGKTRYVTLTDILGAEDAFGDMDFKVAGTRDFVTALQLDTKLTGIPSDVLAGALSQAHDARHAILDVMQDAIETTGELSEFAPRVVSVKIPTDKIGAVIGPKGQMINSITEETGAEITIEDDGTIYVGATNGPSAEAAIAKINAIANPTMPKVGDRFLGTVVKTAAFGAFISLTPGRDGLLHISKVGDGKRVERVEDFLNVGDKVEVQIADIDNRGKVYLDKVGADGEVIVVPGAGGAPRAEGEGGERRERAPRTGDREGGERRERRQRRD, from the coding sequence TTGACTGACAAGACCCCCGAGGTCGTTCACCTCGGAACCCACAGCGCGACCGCCACGATCGACAACGGTTCGTTCGGCACGCGCTCGATCACCTTCTCGACCGGCCGGCTCGCCCGGCAGGCCGGCTCGTGCCTGGCCCAGCTCGGCGACACCGTCGTGCTGTCGGCCACCACGGCCAGCAAGTCGCCGAAGGAGCACTTCGACTTCTTCCCGCTGACGGTCGACGTCGAGGAGCGGATGTACGCGGCGGGCCGGATCCCCGGTTCCTTCTTCCGCCGCGAGGGCCGGCCGAGCGAGGACGCGATCCTCACCTGCCGCCTGATCGACCGGCCGCTGCGCCCCAGCTTCGTCAAGGGCCTGCGCAACGAGGTCCAGGTCGTCGAGACCGTGCTGGCGCTCGACCCCGAGCACCCGTACGACGTCGTGGCCATGAACGCCGCGTCCCTGTCCACCAAGCTCGCCGGTCTGCCGTTCTCCGGCCCGGTCGGCTCGGTGCGGGTCGCGCACATCGAGGGCCAGTGGGTGGCGTTCCCGACCCACGAGGAGACCTCGCGGGCGACCTTCGACATGATCGTCGCCGGTCGGGTCACCGAGGACGGCGACGTCGCCATCATGATGGTCGAGGCCGAGGCCACCACCAACGTGATCAAGCTGATCGCCGACGGCTCCCCGAAGCCGGACGAGACCGTGGTCGCCAGCGGCCTCGAGGCCGCCAAGCCGGCCATCCGCGAGCTGTGCCGGGCCCAGGCCGAGCTGGCCGCCGTGGCCTCGCGCCCGTCGGTGGAGTTCCCGCAGTTCCTGGACTACCAGGACGACGCGTTCGCCGCCGTCGAGTCCGCGATCTCCGCCGACATGGCGCAGGCGCTGACCATCGGCGACAAGCAGGAGCGCGAGACCGAGCTCGACCGGCTCAAGGCCGTCGCGCACGAGAAGCTCGACGCGCAGTTCGAGGGTCGCGAGAAGGAGCTCAGCGCGGCCGTCCGCTCGCTGACCAAGAAGCTGGTCCGCCAGCGCGTCCTGCGCGACGAGATCCGGATCGACGGCCGTGGGCCGCGCGACATCCGGCCGCTGTCCGCCGAGGTCGGCGTGCTGCCGCGCGTGCACGGCTCGGCGCTGTTCGAGCGGGGCGAGACCCAGATCCTGGGCGTCACCACGCTGAACATGCTCCGCCTGGAGCAGTCGCTCGACACCCTCTCCCCGGAGAAGTCGAAGCGGTACATGCACAACTACAACTTCCCGCCGTACTCGACCGGTGAGACCGGCCGGGTCGGCTCGCCGAAGCGCCGCGAGATCGGTCACGGCGCGCTGGCGGAGCGGGCGCTGCTGCCCGTGCTGCCGACCCGCGAGGAGTTCCCGTACGCGATCCGTCAGGTCTCCGAGGCCCTCGGCTCCAACGGCTCCACCTCGATGGGCTCGGTCTGCGCCTCGTCCCTGAGCCTGCTGTTCTCCGGTGTGCCGCTGAAGGCCCCGGTCGGCGGTATCGCGATGGGCCTCATCTCCGACGAGGTCGACGGCAAGACGCGCTACGTCACGCTGACCGACATCCTCGGCGCCGAGGACGCGTTCGGTGACATGGACTTCAAGGTCGCCGGTACCCGGGACTTCGTCACCGCGCTGCAGCTCGACACCAAGCTGACGGGCATCCCGTCGGACGTGCTGGCGGGCGCGCTGTCGCAGGCGCACGACGCGCGGCACGCGATCCTCGACGTCATGCAGGACGCGATCGAGACCACCGGTGAGCTGTCGGAGTTCGCTCCGCGGGTCGTCAGCGTCAAGATCCCGACCGACAAGATCGGCGCGGTCATCGGCCCGAAGGGTCAGATGATCAACTCGATCACCGAGGAGACCGGCGCCGAGATCACGATCGAGGACGACGGCACGATCTACGTCGGCGCGACCAACGGCCCGTCGGCCGAGGCCGCGATCGCGAAGATCAACGCCATCGCGAACCCGACGATGCCGAAGGTCGGCGACCGCTTCCTGGGCACCGTCGTGAAGACCGCCGCGTTCGGCGCCTTCATCTCGCTGACCCCGGGCCGCGACGGCCTGCTGCACATCTCCAAGGTGGGCGACGGCAAGCGCGTCGAGCGCGTCGAGGACTTCCTCAACGTGGGCGACAAGGTCGAGGTCCAGATCGCCGACATCGACAACCGCGGCAAGGTCTACCTGGACAAGGTCGGCGCCGACGGCGAGGTCATCGTCGTTCCCGGTGCCGGCGGCGCCCCGCGCGCCGAGGGCGAGGGTG